A portion of the Phycisphaerales bacterium AB-hyl4 genome contains these proteins:
- the nuoL gene encoding NADH-quinone oxidoreductase subunit L, whose translation MDLDLIKFLPWIPLLGAVLCMICCIKPQWRKAAGAICVASIAIPFLMAISVYGQVRGLDVGETVTFFRWIHVGDFTADFAYYMDTLTMVMLFVVTGIGSLVALYATGYMAGDRGYARFFAAVALFIFAMTSMVMGSNLIMLYLGWEMVGLASYLLIGYYYHKPAAVEAAKKAFIVNRIGDLGFAMGILTVYMTFGSVHYADILPAAQALIGQVDVSSLTEGALAAYESASLPENTTWVMAAPLLLLLGALGKSAQIPFYVWLPDAMEGPSPVSALIHAATMVTSGVYMVARLMPLFEFSPYALPTVATIGGLTAIFAATIALCQYDIKKIFAYSTVSQLGYMFLGVGVLAPTAGMWHLISHAFFKGLLFLTAGSVMHAMAGQLDIRKMSGLRHKMPVTCWLMFAACLALAGFPLTTGFFSKDMIIAYTLDWGRAEEGASAWYFTLGILALVTAFITASYGFRAWFRVFWGPEKWEMGDDDHGAPEPQSPDHSHADADHGHEAHHDEHGADHAHGHHHEPHEMPWWPMNIPLVILAIGSLFGGLLGYVGAFGGHSYGWIGSMVYDSTARTHTSIPHGRPLLGMDPHIAMFFISGAIAIVAIALAWYLHVKNRDAVAKLADATRPIVTLLNNKYYVDEIYDVLIRRPLRLMGWVFYILDQFLINGIVYGLAWVPRLLGLGLRPSQNGRLQGYGLGMAAGVAIITALVLWAMV comes from the coding sequence ATGGACCTCGACCTGATCAAATTTCTGCCCTGGATTCCGCTGCTCGGTGCGGTGCTTTGCATGATCTGCTGCATCAAGCCGCAGTGGCGCAAGGCGGCCGGGGCCATCTGCGTCGCGTCGATCGCGATTCCCTTCCTCATGGCCATTTCGGTCTATGGCCAGGTGCGCGGGCTCGACGTCGGCGAAACGGTCACGTTCTTCCGATGGATCCATGTAGGCGACTTCACCGCCGACTTCGCCTACTACATGGACACGCTGACCATGGTCATGCTGTTCGTGGTCACGGGCATCGGCTCGCTGGTGGCGCTCTACGCCACCGGCTACATGGCGGGCGATCGCGGGTACGCCCGCTTCTTCGCGGCCGTGGCGCTATTCATCTTTGCGATGACCAGCATGGTGATGGGCTCCAACCTCATCATGCTCTACCTCGGCTGGGAAATGGTCGGCTTGGCCAGCTACCTGCTGATCGGCTACTACTACCACAAGCCCGCGGCGGTCGAGGCGGCGAAAAAGGCGTTCATCGTCAACCGCATCGGCGACCTCGGCTTCGCGATGGGCATCCTCACCGTGTACATGACCTTCGGGTCGGTGCACTACGCCGACATCCTCCCCGCGGCGCAGGCGCTCATCGGGCAGGTCGACGTCTCCAGCCTCACCGAAGGCGCCCTTGCCGCTTATGAGTCCGCCAGCCTGCCGGAGAACACCACCTGGGTGATGGCAGCCCCCCTGCTGCTGCTGCTCGGTGCTCTGGGCAAGTCGGCGCAGATTCCGTTCTACGTCTGGCTGCCGGACGCGATGGAAGGCCCGTCGCCCGTCTCCGCCCTCATCCACGCCGCCACCATGGTCACCTCCGGCGTCTACATGGTCGCCCGGCTGATGCCGCTGTTCGAGTTCAGCCCTTACGCCCTGCCCACCGTCGCGACCATCGGCGGCCTGACCGCGATCTTCGCCGCGACGATCGCCCTATGTCAGTACGACATTAAAAAGATCTTCGCCTACTCCACCGTCTCACAACTGGGCTACATGTTCCTCGGCGTGGGCGTGCTTGCGCCCACCGCGGGGATGTGGCACCTGATCAGCCATGCATTCTTCAAGGGCCTGCTGTTCCTCACCGCCGGCTCTGTCATGCATGCCATGGCGGGCCAGCTCGACATCCGCAAGATGTCCGGCCTTCGGCACAAAATGCCCGTAACCTGCTGGCTGATGTTCGCGGCCTGCCTCGCGCTTGCCGGCTTCCCGCTGACCACCGGCTTCTTCTCCAAGGACATGATCATCGCCTACACGCTCGACTGGGGTCGAGCCGAAGAGGGCGCCAGCGCGTGGTACTTCACGCTCGGCATCCTCGCGCTGGTCACGGCCTTCATCACCGCCAGCTACGGCTTCCGCGCCTGGTTCCGCGTCTTCTGGGGCCCTGAAAAGTGGGAGATGGGCGACGACGATCACGGCGCCCCCGAGCCGCAATCGCCTGATCACAGCCACGCCGACGCAGACCACGGCCACGAAGCTCACCACGACGAGCATGGCGCCGATCATGCCCACGGCCATCACCACGAGCCGCACGAAATGCCGTGGTGGCCCATGAACATCCCGCTGGTCATTCTCGCCATCGGCTCGCTGTTCGGCGGACTGCTCGGCTATGTCGGTGCGTTCGGCGGCCACAGCTACGGCTGGATCGGCAGCATGGTCTACGACTCCACCGCCCGCACGCACACCAGCATCCCGCACGGCCGACCGCTGCTGGGCATGGACCCGCACATCGCGATGTTCTTCATCAGCGGTGCGATCGCCATCGTCGCCATCGCCCTGGCGTGGTACCTGCACGTGAAGAACCGCGACGCCGTCGCGAAGCTCGCCGACGCGACACGACCCATCGTGACGCTGCTGAACAACAAGTACTACGTCGATGAGATTTACGACGTCCTGATCCGTCGCCCGCTGCGGCTGATGGGCTGGGTCTTCTACATCCTCGACCAGTTCCTGATCAACGGCATCGTGTACGGCTTGGCGTGGGTGCCACGGCTGCTGGGCCTGGGCCTGCGGCCGTCGCAAAACGGTCGACTGCAAGGCTACGGCCTGGGCATGGCCGCCGGCGTCGCCATCATCACCGCCCTCGTCTTGTGGGCGATGGTGTAA
- the nuoK gene encoding NADH-quinone oxidoreductase subunit NuoK, with the protein MPEPIDNLLLSHFLVLGAILFSLGMIGFIARRNLIIMFLCTELMFQGIVVSLVAFSRFHVNVTGQTFVIFVLTIAAAEAALALGLVVLLFRRRRTLDAQAWALMRG; encoded by the coding sequence ATGCCTGAACCCATCGATAACCTGCTGCTGTCGCACTTCCTGGTGCTCGGAGCGATTCTTTTTTCGCTCGGAATGATCGGCTTTATCGCACGGCGGAACCTGATCATCATGTTCCTCTGTACCGAGTTGATGTTTCAGGGCATTGTCGTGTCGCTTGTCGCGTTCAGTCGGTTCCATGTGAATGTGACCGGCCAGACGTTTGTGATTTTCGTGCTGACCATCGCGGCGGCCGAGGCGGCGCTGGCGCTGGGCCTGGTGGTATTGCTGTTCCGACGCCGACGCACGCTGGACGCGCAGGCGTGGGCATTGATGCGAGGCTAG